In the Bacillus amyloliquefaciens DSM 7 = ATCC 23350 genome, AGCTCCGAGCCGTAACACGCCATCGATTTCAATTTCGTTTCAAGCTCGTCTTCAATATTAACGAAGAAATTGGCATGAAACTGATCCTTCTGACAATAATTCCATTCTGTCGAAGACAATGTTTCATAGGCGAAAACCCGTTTTACCGTATGGCCGGGAAGCGGGCGGGTTGCCGTCATGACCGCTCTGAATACGACGGAGTGGTCAATATTAATATCACCCCCGTACTGGGTATACACAATGTCAGGCTGAAAACGGCTGATTTGTTTCTCCGCTTCCTTCACGACATCCAGCAAATCCATTGAATCCATTCTGTTATCAGGAAGGTTCAGCCTGACAAAATCATGGATGCCCAGAGTGCTGAGCGCCTGTTCCGTTTCTTGATGGGAATGCTCCATAACGGACTCTTCCGGCTTTTCATAATCGGTTTTTCTTGATGATTTGCCTTCCGCCATAATGACCGCCGACACGCTGTCACCCTGGCGGACATGTTTGGCGAGCGTGCCGCCGACGCCGATAATTTCATCGTCGGGATGCGCTGCAAATACCATTACTTTCATCATATTGCCCTCCTTTGACTAACATTTCAGCTGTATCCGCACCGCAGTTCATCAGCATATCAAGCACGGAGAGGTGAGGGATATGCTCCCCGAATAATTGAGGATAGCCAAAATGTCTGATCTGCTGATACTCAATGACAATACCGTTTCTTTCAAAATCGCTTTCTATTAAATAGTCGGAACCCTGACTGCCTGAATAATAACGATCCGCCCCAAGCTCCTGACAAAGCGCTAAAACAAAATCGCTTTTTTTCTCCTTCCGGCATTCAAGCTCTGAAACATAACACATCGGCGTTTCAATACGGAGCTCTTTTCGGAAAAATTCAATAATGTGCATATTCAGATCATGGAGATATTCCCACTCCCGCTGATAGACATCCTGAAAAAAATGCTGGTAGCGCTCAAAATAGGGGGCTTTCGCATAATTCATTTTAATTGCCATCCAATGTTTTTTCTGCCAATCCTGTGTCTGATCGATTTTCATGTTCCGAAGCTCTATGTCTTTATACTGTTTCATCTGTAAAGGCACCGTCAGCCATCTGGGGCCTTGCGGCGTTTTGATTCTGTTGCGGTTGAGAAATCCTTTTTTTTCAAATTGAGCTGTGTCATGAATGGCAAACAGATCCGACTTATACATTTTTTCAAAAAAACCGTACCATGGCAGATAACTGGATTGATGGCCGCTTATTGTTTTCATTCCGTTTTCGCAAAAAGTCGGCATTGTTTTTCTTCAGCTCCCCAATATCGTTTCGGTCTCGCGATTTCTTTACTGTGTGAATAGCCAAAATCAGCCCATTGAAGCTTGCGGCAAATGGCGAATTGCAGGGCGTCGCGCATCAATAAGTAAGAGGCCTGCGCTTTTTTTCCCGCCGGGCTGTTTACATTCTGCCAATAATAGAAATGGGAGCGGTCATAGAGAAAAATACTGCTGCTGATCAGTGTTTCCTCCTGATATGCCCCTATCCAAAACATCCGGTCTGAAAATAGGTCAAGCAGCTTTTGGAAAAAGCCTTCACTCAGGACATAAGCCGCGCCGATTGCCGCCGTATGTTCTTTGTAGAGTTCATAAAACGCTCCAAGTTCTTTTCGCCCGATCAGACGGGTGACCGTGTTCTCTTTTTCAGCGTACCTGACTGCCGTCCGGGCTTTTCCGGAAATGCCCGTCCAAAGTTCGTCAAACGTGTCCGGAAGCGTAAGGATCTGTGTCGCCTTCTCCGTCCACGCTTCTCCGCTTTCTTCTGTAAAAGAAGTCTGACCGTACGGAAGCAGCATCCGGGATATGTTCCGGCCGAATATGGCCTTGATTTCACTTTGAAGCCATGCAAATGAGATGGGGCGGTCTGAAATAACGCCGCCGTATCCGATCATATTGCCGGATAATACGCCCTTCTGTTCAAAAAGCGGAAGATAGATGACTTGTCCACCGTCCGTTGTCAGTCTGACAGGGTGAAATGACGTGCCGGGAAGCTCTTCCATGAGAATTCCCCAATCATAGCTTTGAAACAATCCCGCCTGATACATGTCAGCGGCTCGATCCCATGCCTCGCGGGTCGTGCATACTGCTGTTTTTTGCATAGTTATCACCACTATTCAGTCTTATTCTTTTGTTCACAATATGATAAAACGGATTCGGCTATATATCTGATTTGCTCTTGGCGCAGAGGCGGTTTAAACGGCAGAGAAAGAACTCTTTTCCAAAGCGGATCTTCCTCTCCATCTCCCGCATATGTTTCATAAATCGGAATACGTTCGAGAGGAAGATAGTTCCAGCATGTTTGGATGCCTCTTTCAGCTAAATAAACGGAACACCCATACCGCTCTTCATCCCGGGGAAATACGATCGTTAAATAATTCAGATGTTCTCCTTCTTGAGGCTGGATCATTCTTATGCCGTATGTCTCTTCCGCCTTTGCAAAGATTTCTCCTGCCGCCTCCACGTTTTGGAGTGAAGCTGTTACGAGCTGATCCATACGTGAAAGCTGATCGTCAATTATGGCTTCCCTTGCCGGATGCATGCGCAGCACCGGTACAACAGCC is a window encoding:
- a CDS encoding PIG-L deacetylase family protein — protein: MKVMVFAAHPDDEIIGVGGTLAKHVRQGDSVSAVIMAEGKSSRKTDYEKPEESVMEHSHQETEQALSTLGIHDFVRLNLPDNRMDSMDLLDVVKEAEKQISRFQPDIVYTQYGGDINIDHSVVFRAVMTATRPLPGHTVKRVFAYETLSSTEWNYCQKDQFHANFFVNIEDELETKLKSMACYGSELRDFPHPRSLQAIEHNAHVWGAKSGFSAAEAFMLVRGTW
- a CDS encoding WbqC family protein, which gives rise to MPTFCENGMKTISGHQSSYLPWYGFFEKMYKSDLFAIHDTAQFEKKGFLNRNRIKTPQGPRWLTVPLQMKQYKDIELRNMKIDQTQDWQKKHWMAIKMNYAKAPYFERYQHFFQDVYQREWEYLHDLNMHIIEFFRKELRIETPMCYVSELECRKEKKSDFVLALCQELGADRYYSGSQGSDYLIESDFERNGIVIEYQQIRHFGYPQLFGEHIPHLSVLDMLMNCGADTAEMLVKGGQYDESNGICSASRR
- a CDS encoding GNAT family N-acetyltransferase: MQKTAVCTTREAWDRAADMYQAGLFQSYDWGILMEELPGTSFHPVRLTTDGGQVIYLPLFEQKGVLSGNMIGYGGVISDRPISFAWLQSEIKAIFGRNISRMLLPYGQTSFTEESGEAWTEKATQILTLPDTFDELWTGISGKARTAVRYAEKENTVTRLIGRKELGAFYELYKEHTAAIGAAYVLSEGFFQKLLDLFSDRMFWIGAYQEETLISSSIFLYDRSHFYYWQNVNSPAGKKAQASYLLMRDALQFAICRKLQWADFGYSHSKEIARPKRYWGAEEKQCRLFAKTE